A region of the Salvia splendens isolate huo1 chromosome 11, SspV2, whole genome shotgun sequence genome:
TGAGAATGTAAATCCGAACGTTTCGATTCCTTCGTTGATGTTCTCGAATTCTCCATTTATCATCAAATCTGAAAAGAGCGCCAAAAAATCCGCTTTCggaaaccctaaccctagccctaaGCAGTTAATTCGAGAGAGGAAGTTCGTGATCGCGAAGAAGAGAGTGCGCAACCAAGAGCAGAGTTCCCTGGGCGCTGACGCGGCGGATTGTGAGAAGTGTAAGAAGGCGATTGGTAAATCCAAGTGCTTCTGTGTGGCGTACGAGAGTTTGCGCGCCTCTCACGAAAATTTTTTCAAGAACCGGGATGAAACCGAAGATGAGGTTTCGGATAAACTAGAGGAGTTCGATTTGATGTCTCAGAAGGAAGGTGTAAAACTTGAAAGGAAATTGGAGGGAGATGGTTCCTTATCTGAAATTAATGAGGAAAACAAGACCGATGCTGATGAGTTCACGGAAAATGATGATACGGGTGTGAAGAGGAGTAGGGATAGGTTGATGGATGAAGCAAAAGCGTGAGAACGGACGCCAGGATCTGGCGGGGTGATGAATTTGGTGAAGGAATTTGAGAAGCTTTCGATGTTCAAATTGGGAAATTCAAGGGAAAATGATGTCGAGGAGGCGGAGAATGATATGTTAAAATTCtaatatcttgtcccacatcggctTGATGATGATCCTATCtcttctatataagtgtggataaccctccccttatgaccccttttaaggggtgagtgacccatttctaatatggtatcagagcgggccatCATCGATGATGGAGTTTattagtttattttctttatctcttctcttgtgagtggcccatttctaatatgataAAGTTGATGTAGACTTGCTGTCGGATGATGGACTGGAGCCACAACCTACGTCTCCAGAGACACAGGTGTCATCTTCTTCGTTCTGTCCATCAAATTTTTATCTGACATCAGAGAGCTTAGGCCTTGATCTTCATCGTTCATATTCTTTCGACAGCAAAGATGGAAGGTTGGTGACTTTTGTAACTCAGATACAATTACCTATGCTGTTTTGGTAACTGATATAGGTTTCTTTGCAGCAGTATTTCAACCATAACGTCTGCTGGTGCTCAAAAGGACAGGCGAAGTGTGAGCACTTTTAACCTTAATTATCGTACTGAGGCCAATAGTGTCTCATTTTTTGGTATCATTATCTTTGTTTTTCGCATGTGCAGAGCACTGAATCAGCTGCAGATCGTGCTAGAAGACTCTGGAAGAGAAAGCAGCGGAAAGTTACCTCTCCAAAGCCATTCATTCTTAGAACCGAGGTATATGTAAATTGTAAGAGAGATTTGTTGCGATATTGGGAGACTTCATTTTGAAATGCAAAAAGAATTTATTAACCAGATAGTATCTTCATGTAAAGAAGATATTTCTTGTTAGAGGAGGTAGTCTTGTTCGGTGTCTtaactaaataatttaatagggTTCTGTGCATAGAAACATTTCGATTCTATGTTAAGAGGGTAATGGTGATTGCGAAAAACATTCGCTATCATTTGAGCATGTTTTTTTAGCAGCCTGTTGAGTTCATAGTTAGGAATTGAATCACTCTGTTCTCTTTAAAGCAGGAATGATTGTGTTCTGCCAGTAGCTTTCCTCTAACTCAATAATTGGAAATTTTCCCATTGCAGGAAAGAGGAAGATGCAAGGAGGAAGAATTCATGAAAAAGTTACAACAGATGattgaagaagagaagaagatgaGGGTACCTATAGCGCAAGGTCTTCCCTGGACAACAGATGAACCCGAGGTCAAGCTTATATATCCAGTTTATACTCTCTATCTATCATGTATATCAATGCCGGTCCTTTTCATGTCAGGTTTTGTGCATATCTTTTGCTCAGAATCATTGAAATCTTCAAAGAGCTAATGATAAACTACTGTTGGCATGGCATTCTTGTTAGAGGAACTTCCTTTTTTAATGATATCAGATATCATGCTCTACGAAACTATTGGCACGAGCACCAAACACACTACCCACCCTGATCGGGCTTCCTAAAATACAGTGTGACAGACATGACAAAATGTTGGcttttatcaattttaatacTACACTTTTGTCCATTTGCCCATGTTAATAGGTTATGTATTACAGACTTGTGTTGATATGTAGATCAAGATCTAAATATAGTTCTCTCATGAATCTGAAAGTTGTTTCCATTTGGCTTAAAATATTGTGGCCatacacaattttttttaacaattcaATAAATATGAATTGCCATTTCTCAGTGTTTAGTGAAGCCTCCTGTTAAAGAAATCACAAGGCCAGCTGATCTTGTGTTGCACAGTGATGTGAGGGCTGTAGATCGATCTGAATTTGATCATCAGGTATTTCTCTTGAATTACAGTGAATTCTATAAACTCAAGTTAGAATGCGAACATGTCGAATTGCTTGGTTTCTCTTGAAGTTGCATATAGGATCTAAATTCTGTGTTTTCTATGGTGATAACGTGTAATTGTAAGTCCAGGTGCGTGAATAATCAGCCAGACCTAGGAACGAAGATCAATCACCAGCGCaaagaaaaagtgaagaaaagcAGCGAAATCCTCAAGGGCACAAATGTCAAATCAAGAAGATTGTTACCCTAGGGATTGGAGCCACATCTATAAATAGGAGAAGAAAGAGAGGGGGAGTTCGATAGAAAAATCCGTTCTTAGTTAGAAAACTCTTTATGAGCTTTCGGCTCACTCTTTTTCACTCTTAGCTCAACACGCATTTGGTTTTCAGATGGGAAATCTGGGGTAGTGTGGTGTTGTTTTGgaagtgtaacaccgtcctaataagggcgaagaaacaattttactTTTCCGCACGTACTTTCTCTCGCCGACTTCCTTGCCGGAAGTTCGGCTACTGTTTTGAGGCTACATTTGCAGTTTGATGCTTAATCTagtttctattttctgtttccGCTCTGATTCTGATGCTTTACTGTTTAtttactgatttggatgcttttcgcaactGTTGGATGTTTGAAGTTGAGATCGGAGAGATCTGagtggatttgttggttgttggctTGATTCGGAGTTGAATCGGGAGTTGCAGGTTATGGATCTGAGTTTTGTTGGTGTTGAATCTGATGGATCTAGTGTAGATTCCATCTTTAATGTTTAAATCTGAGTACGTATTTTTGGATCTGCATGAAATTGTCTGTTATTGTTGATTTGCTTGACCTGGTAGATTAGATCTGGTGATATTTAGCTTAATCGTTTTGTTTAACGTTCGATTTGAAGTATACTCTGTTTATATGCTCTGTTTCGTTCTAGTTCATGTTTGTTTGATGAAGAATATAATAATAATCggtagttagaatcagatcCGCCGTTTGTTTgttaattgcagctttttctgtCGGTAGCTATTTAGGGAAATATGTTCTGTTACTTTTTCTTATGCTCTGTTGTCTagctgttttaggaaacttataTTGCTTGACCGAGGAAATTTGGCGAATGATCTAAagttaattttcaatttcaaatcatAATTGCAATTAAATTTGAAGCACCTTTAGTTCTCTGGATCCAGTAGATAGaataaattagttttaatttctcaggtctagtagttaaaactcaaccctcaTGTTGCGTGTTAGCAGCCAAACCCTCCCAAGTCCTCTTAATGCATTCATAACCCTTCcgtcctcgtggattcgatcccgacttccctatactagccaatagtatagatggttgaggttttgaagcgagATTGTTGTGACAATGACTGAATTCTGAGAGTTtagatctcctagaccctgtgctcGAGTGAATCCTCTAGACCTAAGAGTTTACTTTTACAAGCAGCAGCAACGAATCACCCGAAGTCTTCAGTTATATCAACTACGGTGTCTATTTAGTGTTCTTGTCCGTGCCTAATTTTCTGTCAGTTAGACGACAGTTTTGTTTACATAATTTCATTGTCTTCTCTTAAGATTGCCATGAAAACGAATCTGATTGAACAGTACCAGATGGAAAGAGAGAGACAGCAGAAGGTATACAACTGCATTCCAAAACTTAGTCAATCAATATGAAGTTATATTTTGTTAGAGATTCTAAATAGTCCTGCTTTTgcagctggaagaagaagaagaagaaatccgaAGACTGAGGAAGGAGCTCGTTCCTAAAGCGCAACCTATGCCGTATTTTGACAGGCCCTTCGTCACCAGAAGGTCAGGCTCACTTGTAACTCTCAAGAGCAAACTAAAACGTCACCACTCTGTGCTCATTCGTGTTAGGTCTGAGAAGAATCCGACTATACTGAAATTCGGATGACTTCACAACACAATGCCGGTGAACACTAATTCGGATCATTCATTCTTTTATGTGTATATGTTGCATTAATTAGTGAGAGGCTTGCAATTTTGGGTAGTGAAAAATGTTTTGTTTGGCACAATGGTGCGCCAGCTATATTGATTTCCTCATTCTTCCATTTTCACCGAGTTCTGATAGCACAGGTTCCGAACAAATGGTACTTATAGCAATTAAATGTGATTAAACGAAAGCCTTTTGATCGTCTAAAGGATCCACGTGGCTAGCGACTTCTCCATGTGTCGAGGCTTTACTCAACCGTAATCTTCTAACCTATTTTCGAACTCACAGTTCTCCATTTGTGTGACACATCTTAGAGAAACATATAATGATCTATTAGATATGAAGACAAGAATCATGATTGAAGAGAAGAAGGCAAAATTCCATCTCTCCTATGAGTTAGGGGACAAATGATACTCTATAATGTAGGTGCCACCTTCTCTCTATCACCGTAAGAGTTTTGTCTTCACTTCTATCCCTTTGATAAACACAGATTCTGCATGTTATTAGGGACCTTATTTATAGTATCtataattgcatattttatactccccgtcctataaaaatatggacaattTAAATGACATGGGAATTAAATACACAATtactaaagtaagagagatgaggaaaatgatagttaaagtggataacatccacattattattaggcattgtttggtagctatgttatgTTTCGACTAGACATGATACAAATATTGATAGTTATCATAGTTTCGATTAGTTAATTTGTCTTGATTGAGTGTTTGATAGCTAAGAATAATTGTGAATTATCATATTTAGATGTTTGGTACAACAAGTTATAACTAAAGATAAAAATTAGGATTGTCAAAATTATCCTTATGAATTTAACTTAATGATTAAACTATCCTCATGTTCCCTTAATTTGGGTGGTTTTGGCAATTTGTTGACGATGAAAAATACCCTAGCATACCATTTCTTATTATATAAAATGCTAAAAATAGAGTACATATAAATATGATCataacttaaattttttaattttatttttattatataattttatttatatgaaaaatattCAAGCATACTATTTCTTAtcatataaaaatgataaaaataagaaattaaataaatatgatcataactatatttgttacttttattttgttacatatttttgtatattaaaaatacccaaaacATACAACTTAGCATTTCTCATCATACATTAATTATATGAATAATTGTATACTCGTTCttgttttattatattattgcacattattaattacattaattattaGCATTTGTTATATTAAAATAGTATGTATCTGTATAAAAtatagtgtatatatatatatatatataggaaaatgatcaatacaaaacttgatctcaatacaaaatccagaccaaattttgaccatgagatttgacaatccaatggtcaataattaaacaaaaacacggagggtcattgtaaagcagttttaggtcatattataaactttgggtttgaggtcatgttaagatcatttcatgtcatccttactataatgacgtaaaaataagcttacaatgacctaaaaatgacttttgtatgcttggttctgcatttttatatatatatggcTAAAGGAGTGATCAATgtttaactaattttaagtgtataactattGAACAAATCTCAACTACACATTTTAATACTCTAAATTAATCCTATGGCTTAActatttttacatattttaattaaaaagtaattaacaagGTCATTTTTGGAAACCATATTTTATGGGAGATTCACGCTTCCTCCATATTTGCTCACACAAAATCAAAACACCTACATTTCGGTGATGCTCTCCTCCGCTTCTCCACCAATAAACCTCCATGCTCGCGCCCTGACCTTCTCATTCTCCTCTTCCACCTCCTACAACTTCATCTCCATCTACGCCATCACCAGCGTCTTGCGCAACAACAAGAGAATCCTCTTCTTCCTCGACGGAGTCCATCGCTTCAACAAGACGCAACAAGACTTGAGCAGATTTGCTACAATCTCCATCGCTCACGCTCATGTTCAACAATCACATCTTGCAAAATCTTCATCTGAAGAGCTGATTTCCTCATCTTAATTGTCGATTTCGCGAACTGCTATATCACTTTTCCTCGCAAGAGCTGATTTCTCCATTGTCAATTGTGAATTTCACAATCTGCTATATCAGTTTTCATCGCAAGAGCTGATTTCTCCATCGGTAATAGTCGATTTCATGATATGCTAATTCAGTATTTCATCGCAAGAGTTGATTTTTCTATCTCATGAATTTATGAGAAGATCGAAGAAGTGCACTGTAAGACAATTGGTTCACTTTACCTTCATTACAGTTCACTCGCTAAAAATGCATATGAAGCATATGTTGATGTTAGTATATATATGTTTTGAGTGCTTAAACATGTAATCACAATATACTACACTATAAAAACAATACACTTCACTCTAAAGGTAGTATGCTTCACTATAAAACCCATACAACATTGTACacaca
Encoded here:
- the LOC121754546 gene encoding uncharacterized protein LOC121754546, which gives rise to MDSSSKSGGAVTPAKGKTARSKLNESLRHSENVNPNVSIPSLMFSNSPFIIKSEKSAKKSAFGNPNPSPKQLIRERKFVIAKKRVRNQEQSSLGADAADCEKCKKAIGKSKCFCVAYESLRASHENFFKNRDETEDEVSDKLEEFDLMSQKEGVKLERKLEGDGSLSEINEENKTDADEFTENDDTGVKRSRDRLMDEAKAADLLSDDGLEPQPTSPETQVSSSSFCPSNFYLTSESLGLDLHRSYSFDSKDGSSISTITSAGAQKDRRSSTESAADRARRLWKRKQRKVTSPKPFILRTEERGRCKEEEFMKKLQQMIEEEKKMRVPIAQGLPWTTDEPECLVKPPVKEITRPADLVLHSDVRAVDRSEFDHQIAMKTNLIEQYQMERERQQKLEEEEEEIRRLRKELVPKAQPMPYFDRPFVTRRSGSLVTLKSKLKRHHSVLIRVRSEKNPTILKFG